A section of the Castanea sativa cultivar Marrone di Chiusa Pesio chromosome 12, ASM4071231v1 genome encodes:
- the LOC142620796 gene encoding uncharacterized protein LOC142620796 translates to MGSGTWKHELVKQLLLSHEAEVIGGIPLSANPQEDKQIWALTTTSLFSVRSAYWIAMEGMSNGGSTTVSNDGSQRKCWKYLWSINLPHKVRHFAWRACRDILPTKENLKRRKVLVDSCCEACHLEAESSGHLFWHCSSAKEVWRATKLFSGLMNSPFSSFMDLMWYVIMVAKWGNEEVEKILMIAWVMWMNRNKARHGGEKKSSEALFDFALEYLREYQLCCELPAVAQTKEYPKWHPPPMKHGKKIVASLGAVETEAKAFEFGLQFARDMLIHDFVLEGDSLVVVNALKETSPPPALVAVLSNVRSLAHGFRNVKFSHIGRQGNRPAHLLAKHAYGIADFSVWIEEDHCFLEEALLHNVFVAFS, encoded by the exons ATGGGTAGTGGAACGTGGAAACATGAGTTAGTGAAGCAGCTTTTATTATCCCATGAGGCGGAGGTAATAGGTGGAATTCCTCTTAGCGCCAATCCTCAGGAAGATAAGCAAATTTGGGCTCTAACTACAACGAGCTTGTTCAGTGTCAGGTCTGCCTACTGGATTGCAATGGAAGGGATGTCCAATGGAGGATCAACCACTGTATCGAATGATGGTAGTCAAAGGAAGTGTTGGAAATACTTGTGGAGTATCAATCTACCTCACAAAGTGCGGCATTTCGCGTGGAGGGCATGTAGAGACATACTTCCCACGAAGGAAAATCTGAAGAGGAGAAAAGTGTTGGTGGATAGCTGTTGCGAAGCATGTCACCTGGAAGCTGAATCTTCAGGTCATCTGTTTTGGCACTGTTCTAGCGCGAAGGAGGTCTGGAGGGCAACTAAGTTGTTCTCGGGGCTGATGAATTCACccttttcttccttcatggATCTTATGTGGTATGTGATCATGGTGGCGAAATGGGGAAATGAGGAAGTTGAGAAGATTCTTATGATAGCTTGGGTGATGTGGATGAATAGAAACAAGGCTAGACACGGAGGAGAGAAGAAAAGTAGTGAAGCTTTGTTCGACTTTGCTCTGGAGTATTTGAGGGAATATCAACTCTGTTGCGAGTTGCCGGCAGTAGCACAAACGAAGGAATATCCTAAATGGCACCCAccacctatgaagcacgg TAAGAAGATTGTGGCATCATTAGGAGCTGTGGAAACAGAGGCTAAGGCGTTTGAGTTTGGTCTTCAGTTTGCAAGGGACATGCTTATCCATGATTTTGTGCTTGAAGGGGATTCGTTGGTGGTAGTGAATGCTCTCAAGGAAACTTCTCCACCTCCTGCCTTGGTTGCAGTACTAAGCAATGTGAGGTCGCTTGCTCATGGGTTTAGAAATGTGAAGTTCTCCCATATTGGTAGGCAAGGCAATAGGCCTGCCCATTTATTAGCTAAGCATGCTTATGGCATTGCTGACTTTTCTGTCTGGATTGAAGAGGATCATTGTTTCCTCGAAGAAGCTCTTCTCCATAatgtttttgttgctttttcttaa